A DNA window from Kitasatospora viridis contains the following coding sequences:
- a CDS encoding FAD-dependent oxidoreductase — MTGLTGTAVVVGAGVGGLATALGLRRAGWRVKVLERRAQPERYGTAFALHPTAQRALDQLGVGAAVGRRAVPYRGARVRTPQGRVLASLPLERIERKFGRPELLVSRPHLIDALLGELVAHGDVELTLGESVTDVAALVGGHDLVVGADGIGSAVRTACFGGRSGPRQVGTVAWIGIADFETEVYGETWGRGRFFGLTPVEPGRTNWYAAVPGATTAEQLRGLFEGWHEPIPRILTETDPAGWLRYEMRHLYPALPTFVHGGQGRRGGQAGHVALVGDAAHAMTPNLGQGACTAILDAEALTRAVAERGPADLPAALRAYDRERRRGAQRVAFGSRTLHRFVSTERTGLRDAVARLLPG, encoded by the coding sequence ATGACCGGGTTGACCGGTACGGCGGTTGTCGTCGGGGCGGGGGTCGGCGGGCTGGCGACGGCGCTGGGGCTGCGCCGCGCGGGGTGGCGGGTGAAGGTCCTGGAGCGCAGGGCGCAGCCGGAGCGGTACGGCACCGCCTTCGCCCTGCACCCCACCGCGCAGCGCGCGCTCGACCAGCTCGGGGTGGGTGCGGCGGTCGGCCGGCGGGCCGTGCCCTACCGGGGCGCGCGGGTGCGCACGCCGCAGGGGCGGGTGCTGGCGAGCCTGCCGCTGGAGCGGATCGAGCGGAAGTTCGGCCGGCCCGAACTGCTGGTCTCCCGGCCGCACCTGATCGACGCCCTGCTCGGCGAGCTGGTGGCGCACGGGGACGTGGAGCTCACGCTCGGCGAGAGCGTCACCGACGTGGCGGCGCTGGTGGGAGGACACGACCTGGTGGTCGGCGCCGACGGCATCGGCAGCGCCGTGCGGACCGCCTGCTTCGGCGGGCGCAGCGGCCCGCGGCAGGTCGGGACCGTCGCCTGGATCGGCATCGCGGACTTCGAGACCGAGGTGTACGGCGAGACCTGGGGGAGGGGCCGGTTCTTCGGGCTGACCCCCGTCGAGCCGGGCCGCACCAACTGGTACGCCGCCGTGCCCGGGGCCACCACCGCCGAGCAGCTGCGCGGCCTCTTCGAGGGCTGGCACGAGCCGATCCCGCGGATCCTCACCGAGACCGATCCGGCCGGCTGGCTCCGCTACGAGATGCGGCACCTGTACCCCGCGCTGCCGACCTTCGTGCACGGCGGACAGGGGAGAAGAGGCGGACAGGCCGGCCACGTCGCACTGGTCGGCGACGCGGCGCACGCCATGACCCCCAACCTCGGGCAGGGCGCCTGCACGGCGATCCTGGACGCGGAGGCCCTCACCCGCGCCGTGGCCGAACGCGGACCCGCCGACCTGCCGGCCGCCCTGCGTGCCTACGACCGCGAACGCCGGCGCGGCGCCCAGCGGGTCGCCTTCGGCTCGCGGACCCTGCACCGCTTCGTCTCCACCGAGCGCACCGGGCTGCGCGACGCGGTGGCCCGTCTGCTGCCGGGCTGA
- a CDS encoding TetR/AcrR family transcriptional regulator — MNQDRRDLLRDAAVDVLAAAGARGLTHRAVDAAADVPPGTAKNYFPTRDGLLRAIAERCVEQYHRITAELAAAGPPTDRAGLATLLRALLANVAGPGRPRMLAYLELQSEAARKPWLSEILDAIAAADFAGLELAQRAAGLPVTPQRAATVTLALHAAIPHLLANGPSTLPAAGLDDLDRFVADLLDTVYPTDERQAPGLG; from the coding sequence GTGAATCAGGACCGCCGGGACCTGCTGCGCGACGCGGCCGTCGACGTCCTGGCCGCAGCGGGCGCACGCGGCCTGACGCACCGTGCGGTCGACGCCGCCGCCGACGTGCCGCCGGGCACCGCCAAGAACTACTTCCCGACCCGCGACGGCCTGCTGCGGGCGATCGCCGAACGGTGCGTGGAGCAGTACCACCGGATCACCGCGGAGCTGGCGGCCGCAGGCCCGCCCACCGACCGCGCGGGCCTGGCCACCCTGCTCCGGGCCCTGCTCGCGAACGTCGCCGGCCCGGGCCGCCCCCGCATGCTCGCCTACCTGGAACTACAGTCCGAGGCCGCCCGCAAGCCCTGGCTCTCCGAGATCCTCGACGCGATCGCCGCCGCCGACTTCGCCGGCCTGGAACTGGCCCAGCGCGCCGCCGGACTACCCGTCACCCCCCAGCGCGCCGCCACCGTCACCCTCGCCCTGCACGCCGCCATCCCCCACCTGCTCGCCAACGGCCCGAGCACCCTCCCCGCCGCCGGCCTGGACGACCTCGACCGCTTCGTCGCCGACCTGCTGGACACGGTGTACCCGACCGACGAACGGCAGGCGCCCGGCCTCGGCTGA
- a CDS encoding nuclear transport factor 2 family protein, protein MDDKIIPLVERMLAERACERVIVDFIHRLDLGDPSSVAELFTADGFWYWPHGNRRIEGREALRRYFGSRPADRLSRRLMTNILVTVESETTARAVSYLTTYRVDGYAGGMIEPRLPANVGHYEDTFRKVDGAWLLAGRTVFLPFGADTERLRTERPSEGA, encoded by the coding sequence ATGGACGACAAGATCATTCCCCTGGTCGAGCGCATGCTCGCGGAACGCGCCTGCGAGCGCGTCATCGTGGACTTCATCCACCGGCTCGACCTCGGTGACCCGAGCTCGGTGGCGGAGCTGTTCACTGCGGACGGCTTCTGGTACTGGCCCCACGGGAACCGGCGCATCGAGGGGCGCGAGGCCTTGCGGCGGTACTTCGGCTCCCGGCCGGCGGACCGGCTGTCGCGTCGTCTGATGACGAACATCCTGGTCACGGTGGAGTCCGAGACGACGGCGCGGGCCGTGTCGTACCTGACGACGTATCGGGTCGACGGCTACGCGGGCGGAATGATCGAGCCCAGGCTTCCCGCTAATGTCGGGCATTACGAGGACACCTTCCGCAAGGTCGACGGCGCCTGGCTGCTCGCCGGCCGCACCGTCTTCCTCCCGTTCGGCGCCGACACGGAGCGACTGCGAACCGAGCGGCCCAGTGAAGGGGCTTAA
- a CDS encoding VOC family protein: MNKFTMVEFPTSSAGRSARFLGAVFGWAATPYGPEYLDVDCGGGVSLGFQQDSSEAPAAPLAVIQVDDLDATREAVVEAGGTVTVEAFDFPGGRRFHFREPGGNELAVWVPVGQG, from the coding sequence ATGAACAAGTTCACGATGGTCGAGTTCCCGACGTCCTCGGCCGGGCGGTCGGCCCGGTTCCTCGGCGCGGTCTTCGGTTGGGCCGCGACTCCGTACGGCCCCGAGTACCTGGACGTGGACTGCGGAGGTGGCGTCAGCCTCGGTTTCCAGCAGGACAGTTCGGAGGCGCCGGCCGCGCCGTTGGCCGTGATCCAGGTGGACGACCTCGATGCGACGCGGGAGGCCGTGGTCGAGGCGGGCGGCACGGTCACGGTCGAGGCGTTCGACTTTCCCGGCGGGCGGCGCTTCCACTTTCGCGAGCCGGGTGGGAACGAACTGGCCGTCTGGGTGCCCGTGGGCCAGGGGTGA
- a CDS encoding DUF3592 domain-containing protein, whose protein sequence is MGPMVGVALFLALGGLVAYLAGVTGLNEIRRLRRVGVPALALVRYRVLGPDDHPPSARPLLQFSTPAEQVVEVFSPVLSSRALPLVHGGQVWLRYDPADPREVLLEGRERRSVERAFVIAGALAVLAAVVLVAVVA, encoded by the coding sequence ATGGGCCCAATGGTCGGCGTAGCGCTCTTCCTCGCCCTCGGCGGACTGGTCGCCTACCTGGCCGGCGTCACCGGGCTCAACGAGATCCGCCGCCTGCGCCGGGTCGGCGTGCCCGCCCTGGCCTTGGTGCGCTACCGCGTGCTCGGTCCTGACGACCACCCGCCGTCGGCACGTCCGCTGCTGCAGTTCAGCACCCCGGCCGAGCAGGTGGTGGAGGTGTTCTCCCCGGTGCTGTCCAGTCGGGCGCTGCCGCTGGTGCACGGCGGGCAGGTCTGGCTGCGCTACGACCCCGCGGACCCGCGCGAGGTGCTGCTCGAAGGTCGCGAGCGGCGCTCCGTCGAGCGCGCGTTCGTCATCGCGGGCGCCCTCGCGGTGCTGGCCGCCGTCGTGCTGGTGGCCGTCGTCGCCTGA
- the serS gene encoding serine--tRNA ligase, protein MLDITLLREHPQHVQRALAKRALHIDLAPFLALDEKYRRGTTEVERLRAERRRISREIARQDRADPDATARRAEATELGVRLAALEARLALLAAERQVFLDQLPNLPDADVPTGGKEQNQVIREYGTRPAFDFEAQSHTDLARSLALIDYERGAKLGGTGNWVYRGNGALLEWALLNYFVETHVRDGFELVLPPHLLTYQAGYTAGQFPKFAEDVFAVEQGPDGPQRFLLPTSETALVNLHRDEVLAERELPRKYVAYSPCYRREAGSHRAADRGTLRGHQFNKVEMFQFTRPDASDAAHQELLDRAAALVEALGLHHRITRLAAEDTSASMAKTFDVEVWLPSIDAYVEVSSVSNARDYQARRGNIRYRPADGKPAHVHTLNGSGLATSRLVPALLEQHQQPDGTVTVPAVLRRWLGCEALAPATSQWASRVGG, encoded by the coding sequence ATGCTGGACATCACCCTGCTCCGCGAACACCCGCAGCACGTCCAACGCGCCCTGGCGAAGCGGGCGTTGCACATCGACCTCGCCCCCTTCCTCGCCCTGGACGAGAAGTACCGGCGCGGCACGACCGAGGTCGAGAGGCTGCGGGCCGAGCGGAGGCGGATCTCGCGCGAGATCGCGAGGCAGGACCGGGCGGACCCGGACGCCACCGCCAGGCGCGCCGAGGCCACCGAGCTCGGCGTCCGGCTGGCCGCGCTCGAAGCGCGGCTCGCCCTGCTGGCCGCCGAACGCCAGGTGTTCCTCGACCAGTTGCCCAACCTGCCGGATGCGGACGTGCCGACGGGCGGCAAGGAACAGAACCAGGTCATCCGCGAGTACGGCACCCGGCCGGCCTTCGACTTCGAGGCGCAGAGCCACACCGACCTCGCCCGCAGCCTCGCGTTGATCGACTACGAGCGGGGCGCCAAACTCGGCGGCACCGGCAACTGGGTGTACCGCGGCAACGGCGCGCTCCTCGAATGGGCGCTGCTCAACTACTTCGTCGAGACCCACGTGCGTGACGGCTTCGAGCTCGTGCTGCCACCGCACCTGTTGACGTATCAGGCGGGCTACACCGCAGGGCAGTTCCCGAAGTTCGCCGAGGACGTCTTCGCGGTCGAACAGGGGCCGGACGGGCCGCAGCGGTTCCTGCTGCCGACCTCGGAGACCGCGCTGGTCAACCTGCACCGTGACGAGGTCCTGGCGGAGCGGGAGTTGCCCCGGAAGTACGTCGCCTACTCGCCCTGCTACCGGCGCGAGGCCGGCAGCCACCGGGCCGCCGACCGGGGCACGCTCCGCGGGCACCAGTTCAACAAGGTCGAGATGTTCCAGTTCACCCGCCCAGACGCCTCCGACGCCGCCCACCAGGAACTACTGGACAGGGCAGCCGCTTTGGTCGAAGCCCTCGGCCTGCACCACCGGATCACCCGGCTGGCCGCGGAGGACACCAGCGCCTCGATGGCCAAGACCTTCGACGTCGAGGTCTGGCTGCCCAGCATCGACGCCTACGTCGAGGTCAGCTCGGTGTCGAACGCCCGCGACTACCAGGCCCGCCGCGGCAACATCCGCTACCGCCCGGCCGACGGCAAGCCCGCCCACGTGCACACGCTCAACGGGTCGGGGCTGGCCACCAGCCGCCTGGTGCCGGCCCTGCTCGAACAGCACCAGCAGCCGGACGGCACCGTGACGGTGCCGGCGGTGCTGCGGCGGTGGCTGGGGTGCGAAGCACTGGCTCCGGCAACATCCCAATGGGCGAGCCGAGTTGGCGGCTAG